Genomic window (Chionomys nivalis chromosome 7, mChiNiv1.1, whole genome shotgun sequence):
gttttctttaaccaGATaggttaggttttcttttttagctACTTGGCTTAGAGGGCAAAAGTTACTGCTGTGGTCTGCACGTGTCCCCAGAGTTACACACTGAAACATCATCACCAGTGTGAGAGCGGTCAACAGTGGGGCCTTTAGCAGGTGTTAGTCGAGCGAGAGTCCTCAAGAAAGGGCTCGAGGTAAAGGTTCTCACTCTTCAAATAAAGGCTGCGAGAAGCCGCTATCCATGGCCACCACCAGACATCGAATCCACCTGCCTGGGTCTTGGCTTTGTCTTTCCAGCtctcagaactgtgagaaatgagTCTCTGATGTTATATATTGCCCAGTCTATATAATTTCATAGCTTGtgatcatatatatgtgtaactAAAATTtactatgtattttgttttagcCCATAGACCCGGTTTATAACTCCTAGAGCCCCCCTTTTTAAATTaagcaacaaaaaccctaagcATATGTTCTATTAAggtacttggcctttttccttgaTTCTTgaagcaacttaaaaaaaaaaaagattgggccgggcggtggtggcgcatgcctttaattccagcacttgggaggcagaggcaggcggatctctgtgagttcaaggccagcctggtctacaagagctagttccaggacaggaaccaaaaagctatggagaaaccctgtctcgaaaaatccaaaaaaaaaagattgattgattgattgattgattgattgattgattatatgtagtgttctgcctgtatgtctgcctgcaggccagaagagggcaccagatctcactatggCTGAGGGGAGGGTATGAGActccatatggttgctgggaattgaactcaggacctctggaagagcaaccagtgttcttaatggctgagccacctctccagccccttgaagcAATTTTTGGTCAGATTCAGAACTATAGAAATAATCTTTTATGGGGTCCTTTAGGCCTCAGAAAGGAAACCCTCCTTCCCCTTGTCCCTCCCTGTGCCCACTCACACTCTcctttttgctttgtattttttttaatctaatccTTTCCCTTCTGTAGGTAGGCCACAGAGACTGGAATCTCTCTTTCTCAAGGCAGGTCACAGAACCTAGGAATATCCTCTAACTTTCCTGTGCCTTTCTGCCTTGGAACCTGTAGCGCGCCAGGCGCTCTGCGCGCCAcagcgctgtcagctgtcatgttctcagggtctggcactaagcccgttgccgccatttgctagttgtccctagtggtaaacaacttctgcgcacgctcgctactggcccaagagtggtttgaattccacctatcaattgctcacacgtcttgctcacgcgatcgcatcagtgtgggccaagccaatcaagcaatgacacatcataggcagaCCAGGTGCCTTTATATTCCCCGCGTGGTCGGGCTCatggtcttttcgcctccatcttatcttcagtcttctgcgctccaataaagtacgttccaagaagaatcctgttgtggtcgtcttctctgctggcagagttgcgtgCCGCAGGAACCAGCCACACAGACATTCTCAACCTACCTTTTTGATGATCACAaccccccacgcacacacaccccaagtTTCATTGGAGTATCCGCTCCACAGAGAGACCAAGAGAAATTTGAGGAGACAGGTCTGGCCAGGCTTAGCTGGTTACATCCACTTCAGATCATAACCTTTGTGCCCTAAGAGTTGTGCACACTTTTATCATGGCTGTGCAGTAAGAGAGCTGCTGGACACAGGATTCGTGGAATGCCCCCAAGGTGAAGAATCTCACACACCAGGAGGGAGTGCCAAGTGACACTACAGGATAGAAACTCCTGTGCTCAGGACCCACTGGCCATTCGTATCTTTTAAAATAGTCTTTGCATCCAAGCCAggcggtgctggcgcacgcctttcatcccagaactcagaggcagaggcaggtgcatctctgagttcgaggacagcctggtttacagagctagttccagaacagccagggctacacagagaaaccctgtctcaacaaccctcccccaccccatccccactccccttgcaaaaaaaataaaataaataaagcagggtactggtggtagcacacgcctttaatcccagcacttgggagacagaggctgtgagtttaaggtcagcctggtctacagtgcaagttccagttcaggctccaaagctacacagagaagaaaccctatctcgaaaagcaaaataaacaaaaaagtctgCAAAAAATTTATGAACATTTCCCCGAGTTCTGTTAAGATTCAAATAAAAAGCTTCTTCGCAGTCCAATCGATCACCCCATTAAGCTCCGTAGGATCCAGTTTTCTCCCATCGGCTCCCAGCAGACTAAGATGAGGTACACCGTTTTCTGGTAGCTTTCCCGTTGCTGATGACTGGGTGCAGACTTTGGGGCATGCGTCGTGTGACCTTTGACCCAGCCCTGCTCTACTAAGCATGAGCCACATCCCACCATTAAACCCTCCGGGGTGCAGATATAGACACTGCATTGTGTTGGAAAGTTCATTAGCACAAGACCTATCTTATGGATTACGTTCAAATCATGGTGTAAGAAAATCTGACATCTGACAGGCATTAAGGTATATTTAAATaggatcagttccactgtctaaGGCAGACATAGCACGTCATCCACTCAGAGCACAGACACAAACCATAGCTTCCTGATGCCACAATGACGCCAGGATATTCGAAGGACAGTGATCTTTTAACACAAGGAACTTTGTAAGCACAACTCACCATATTtgacagtgtggtggtttgaataaaaatggtccccataggctcatggagAGTGggattatttgaaaggattaggacctgtggccttgttggaagtgtgtcactggaggtgggctttgaggtttcaaacgctcaagccagtcccagtgtctctcttcctgctgactgtggatctggatgtagaactctcagctacatctccagcaccatgtctgcctgcctcccaccATGACACTAACAGGCTAAACTTTTGTATCTGCAAACCAGCTCCAATTAAACGTATTTCACCATAAGAGTAGCTCATTGGTTAATGGCCCTTATTGttctaaaggacccaggtttagttcctgCCCCTCTTCAAGTGGCTCACAAAATGGTGCACTTAAACctacgcagacacacacacaaatcaatcaataaatctcttaaaatgaataaaacttctCTAACATTACTAAAACATAACATTATTCTTGCTGGTACTAGACAGTTATAAACGGTAAACTCTGAAAGTAAGAATTAGTCATTTCTCATTATGGAAAAAAATAGGTAGCTCACCAACAAAAACCCCAGTATCACACTTCCCAAACAAGGGAATCAGAGCTACAGGAACCTTTACATGTGAGCTATGTGGGCAAGGATGGCTTCCCGATTTGActacctttacctcccaagtacaGGACTACAAGTAGGTGTCAACATGCCCAGCTTTCCTGTGATCGTCTTGAGTGAAAGTCGGAGACTGTGTGAAATAGCTGGAGAAGAACCACTGAGATCTTAAAAGCTGTTTCTGGTTCTGGGAGAGTGTGGGGCAGGTAGAAGGGGCTTTCCTGAGACAGTGGGATGAAGGATGTCTAAAGGACAGGCGATCTTCCACGGGCCTGTTCTAAAAAGTTGTCTTAGTAATCCCTCTATTGCTCTAAGGAACATTAGGACCAAGACAGAGTACAAAAGGAAGCATTGcgttggggacttgcttacagatGCAGAGGGTGAGTCCTTGATCAGCGTGGTGGGAAGCACAGCGGCCGGTAGACAGGCCAGTAGGGGGCTGCTGAAGTAGCGCTTGCTGAAGagagcttgctttcttacaccCAAATAGGCAGGCAGGAGGTCGAACAAACCTAGGGAGGGCTTAGGAAACCTGAAAGCGCAACTCCACCAAAAACACCTCCTCTAAAGACCACGCCTCCTACTCCTTCCTAACACGCTGGAGAGGAAGTATTTAAATGTGTGAGCCTGTGAGGGTtgttcatattcaaaccaccgcaAGGGTccttaagggaagaaagaagctggTCCAAAGTTGGGGCAGGAgtacaaaccaaacaaaagaccACATTTGTTGAGATTGATCGGTGAGAGCTACAAGTTCAGCTAATTGTTGGTGTAGCCAAGTTGGGAACCTGTGGTGCTTGTGTCAAGACTTTGTCATGGGCCAGCAAGGACACTGCAGGggcatttttagatttttaaaataattcttttaattttaaaatatttttttactttaaagtacttttaattttaaaatattttaatgctaaaatatttgtaatgttagaatagttttaatttaaaatacttttaaataaaattttttaattttaaatcttttaaaatattttaatataaaaatattttttaggctgggcggtggtggcgcacacctttaatcccagcactcgggaggcagaggcaggcggatctctgtgatttggggaccagcctggtctacgagagctagttccaggacagactccaaagttacaaagaaaacctgtctcaaaagccaaaacaaaaatttttaatattttactataaagatatttttgtgtgtttacgGGCGTTTTGCTTGCACGTATGTTGTGTACCACTTGACTGCCTGGTGCCAGCAGAAGGTGGTGTTGGATCCCTCGAGATGAGTTACAAGTGGATGtgaccatcatgtgggtgctgggtactgaaccgcggccctctgaaagaacagatagttcacttaactgctgaaccacctccAGACCTCGACTACTTTTCTAATAACCCAGAACTTGGGAAAATTTACCTAGTTGCCAGAAAAAGGAAGCACGCAAAATTACAGGTTGAGACTTGGCAGTTGAGGCAGggttgttaaaaacaaaacaaaacaaaaaaaccgcTGAGAAAATGACTTAAACTTTTCTACAATCCCCGCTGCCGTGCTACCCAAAGACGTGCCTCTAACAACTCTAGCGGCACCAGGAGAGAATTTAAAGGAAAGGCTGTAGAGTGGAACGCCCCATAGACCAATCAGAGCTCAGTATTCAATCATGCTGGTGGGCAGCCAATAGGAACGCAGCGGGGTCTATAAAAGCCGTGCCCGCAGGCCACTTTGTGCTCTTGAGGAGCAGCGAAGGAAGGTTTCGGAGGGATGGCTCGTACCAAGCAGACGGCGCGGAAGTCGACGGGAGGCAAGGCTCCACGCAAGCAGTTAGCCACGAAAGTGGCACGCAAGAGTGCACCGGCCACTGGCGGCGTGAAGAAGCCGCACCGCTACCACCCGGGCACGGTAGCGCTCCGCGAGATCCGCCGCTACCAGAAGTCCACCGAGCTGCTGATCCGCAAGCTGCCGTTCCAGCGCTTGGTGCGCGAGATCGCCCAGGACTTCAAGACCGACCTGCGCTTTCAGAGCTCAGCCGTGATGGCTCTGCAGGAGGCCTGCGAGTCCTACCTCGTAGGGCTCTTCGAGGACACCAACCTGTGCGCCATCCACGCCAAGCGGGTGACCATCATGCCGAAGGACATCCAGCTGGCTCGGCGCATCCGCGGAGAGCGGGCCTAGACCCCACAGGCTCCTGATCCttgcaccaccacccacccaaAGGCTCTTTTCAGAGCCACCCACAAAACCTGAAAAAGTGGTTGTAACCTAGATTGGATCTCATTGGAGGTCGGGACAAGTTGACTGAGTAGCCCAGTCCATAGGCTTAGCCGCGGACCTTTACCCGTTAAGCTGTTTGGTCTGCACTTCCGTTCCTATTGAACTAGGCCTTCGCTTACGAGGCAGTAGCCTCAAGGTTGGCAGTTGTGACTGGTCCTGCCTAGTAAAAGGAGCCCCGCAGGTGGCAAGCCCACTGCCACAACCATAGTGTTGGCCTGGTGTGCTCTTGGGTACTAACACCACTCGCCGGTTGTGTTAACTGCCCATTACTAGGAGCCCAGCAGATCTTGTGCTTTGGATAACTCACCTGGTTTAAAAAGGCTGCTGGCTACTCCTGCGCATTAGAAATCTTTCTCCTATGATGGAAAGCACAGGGAGCTGTGTGTTTTATTAATTCTAGTCTGTGTTAACTTTGCCCGTCTGCTAGGGCAGTTAAGGAAAAAGTTTCCAGGGACACATCCAGTGTAGTAAGGAagccgctagttagttcctggctgctcagccccaaaataatcatacagaaactatattaattaaatcactgcttggcctattagctctaatttcttatcagccagctcttacattttaatttaacccatttctagtaatctgtgtattactatgtggctgtggcttactgggtaaagttccgtcTGGCTCCgatggggttacatggcttctctctgtctccacctcctttctcccagcattctgtttagttttccccacctagctcttccCCTATATGCtttgctataggttcaaagcagtttctttattcattaatggtaattacagcatacagagggaaatcccacatcaatccagAGGATCCTGTGTTAGACTCTGACTCTCCACTTAGGGTAGGGAAGTTTAGCCAATAGCTGTTGACCCACCCTAAGTGGTAAGCAATAGGATCCTCTAGTTTAGAAGTTCAAGAGAATGTTTTGCCCTGGGATTTTATTCTCTGGATGTCACTAGCCCCGATTTCTCATGTGTCCAGTACTGTGTAACAGGCTTCTGAATAATGCAAAGAGCTAATGGTGTACCAGGGATGACAGGCATAGAGAATAATCAGCCTGCTCAGAAATCAAACAGGAAGGAACCTAAATTGAACTGCATAGTGGAGGCCTGGGGGAGCCTGAATATATGACTgaggttaatttaaaaaaaaaacaaacaaacctgattGCATCATGGCTGACTGACAGCGGTTCTGTTGGACTTATATTTAAATTGAGTGCTttaccctttaaaaataaatctattataaaactaaaaaataaaactttacctCTTTTACATAGTGAAATCACCCATTAATGGCTTTGTTAAATAGATAACCAAGCACCACCTAGTGTGGTGGGATGATCTGAGGCCAGGGTGAGAGGTGTCTTTGTAAGAAGAGATgaggacacggacacacacaagGGACCTCATGAGGACCTAGAGAAGACTTGCAAGTCAAGGAGAGAGCAGCCTTAAAGACACAGCCCTCCAGAACCTTTCAGACAGAAAGAAATTCAGCATTGCCAGCGGCGGTGCAGCACGCCCGTAGTCTCAGCACCTGAGACACTGAGATGGGAAGACCACAAGCTTCAGGCCAGGCTGGAATGCATAGCAAAacctcaccttttttttttttttaaatgcctatgcaagatctcctgagtaaattaggagcatggggaccatgggagagggtagaaaaggaggggaggaagggagcagagaaaaatatatagttcaataagaacaattttttaaaaaaatgtctatgACTTAATCTCCTAAACAGGCCCCTAGCATGAGCACAGCTGGTGTTACTTGATGGTAGTATCAGGTGTGGGTTCCCACGGATCCGAGGAAAGAAGACACAGAGGCACGCTAAGGATGATTGCTCTTTAGCCTTTCTAGctgcggggcggggcggggcggggcgaggCGGGGCGAGGCGGGGCGAGGGGGGTGGAGGAGTCAGCTCTGGTGAACTGCTCACTGTAGCTCAGCAAAGGACTGTTTTCATTGTTATACAAGTCACACCTTTAGCGAGTCAATTTCTGTATACCAAAACCTCTTATTTAAGCTCCCCTTAGAGACAATGTCAACACAAATTCCCAAAGTCCCAGGACGTCTCAGTTTGCTGAGTCCTCCTATGACCAGGTTTTGCATAGGCTTTGAACCCTTAGGGAACTCTCAGATGAGATTTACATACTCCAAACGGTAGGTTCAGGTCACAAAAGGCAAATCAAAGCTAGGTGTTAGGACTCTGGAATCAAACCAGCTGCAGGATTCTGCAGGAATCacagtagaacacttgcctagctgGCAAAGTTCTGGGCTTAGACCCTAACTACCACATctcctcaacaacaacaacaaaaggaatacttttgttttctttccttcgcAGAGCACAGAGAAGGTCTTCTGGAATTCGAAACAAGAGAAGCTATGTACTCTTGCTGTACCTGTAAGTATAGTGGGAATTATGAGACTCTGGAACTATTGGTCACAGGGGAAATAGTCctgcagagaaagacagatgatcACCAGCTCGGATCTGAGGTGCTGGACTGACCTTAGATCAGCCAGTCACTGGGGACCATGTTCCCGAGACCCCATTTTGTAAAGTGTCCTATCCCGATCAGATGTGTGGAAATAGACTCAAATCAGTTCTGTCGCTTGCTTGAGGGGCACAGCATCATCTAGAGAATGCTGAAGTCTAATGTTCTTTCCTCCAACCTCCTGTAAGTTAATAATGCAGAAAAGACTCCAGAGGGAAAATTCCACGTGCTTGCAAATGAACGGTGCCATGCAGGTTGGCCCCTGAGTGTGTCCTCTTGACCTGGTGTATCCTGTGCTGTACCAAGACAACCTCAGcaatttctgccttttcttctagcccctctccctctcttgatTCAGAGtgttcagtgtgtctgtctcttctAAGAGCCTTTTCTACTTCAAAGGTGAACTCAGCCTACCCTTTTCTGTATTTTAGGCGGCACTGGCATCTAGGAGTTGCTGGCCCTGG
Coding sequences:
- the H3-4 gene encoding histone H3.1t, with protein sequence MARTKQTARKSTGGKAPRKQLATKVARKSAPATGGVKKPHRYHPGTVALREIRRYQKSTELLIRKLPFQRLVREIAQDFKTDLRFQSSAVMALQEACESYLVGLFEDTNLCAIHAKRVTIMPKDIQLARRIRGERA